The Tardiphaga alba genome includes a window with the following:
- a CDS encoding GGDEF domain-containing protein gives MSDQATIVAISNQQPAPFATALAESNIFPVVDATWADALDAVARVQPAAVVASATAEDMPAFEKLTARLGARQPYIPLIAIDPVTALPGHAIPLTGDRGQFERLSARLRNALRIRTLHATVLRRLTADNLHSFTTNAPDPLDDATVMLVGRSGSHAALSVALGAHVSLVGALSIEAAAKHLNARDLDGIVIGDGFTPRVIDAFLTVLTEDPRFRSLPVIVTAPGLAQSYDLANFEMVTGEADDVTRIALPLVRQRAFEARLNRTLRSIDSEGLIDAATGLLTLQAFERDLATAVYHTQTRGGGLSAARFTFKDISLRAQRDAARIISRLMRKIDFGTLCEDGSIIVMFAETDPRNAHMIARRLSAVMKHTMHGPKRDARNDPRVKVTGMNPDDTAKSLMERLQEQTSQRAAS, from the coding sequence CCCTGGCCGAGAGCAACATCTTTCCGGTGGTCGATGCCACATGGGCCGATGCGCTCGATGCCGTGGCGCGCGTCCAACCGGCTGCGGTGGTCGCCTCGGCGACGGCCGAGGACATGCCGGCCTTTGAAAAGCTGACCGCAAGGCTCGGCGCACGCCAGCCCTACATCCCGCTGATCGCCATTGATCCCGTGACGGCTTTGCCTGGACACGCCATCCCGCTCACCGGAGACCGCGGCCAGTTCGAACGACTGAGCGCCCGGCTGCGCAATGCGCTGCGGATCCGCACGCTGCACGCCACTGTGTTGCGCCGGCTCACGGCCGACAATCTCCACAGCTTCACGACCAATGCGCCCGACCCGCTCGACGATGCGACGGTCATGCTGGTCGGCCGCAGCGGCAGCCATGCTGCGCTGTCGGTCGCGCTCGGCGCGCATGTCAGCCTGGTCGGCGCACTGAGTATCGAGGCCGCCGCCAAACACCTCAATGCGCGTGACCTCGACGGCATCGTGATCGGCGACGGATTTACACCGCGCGTGATCGATGCCTTCCTCACGGTGCTGACGGAAGACCCGCGCTTCCGCAGCCTGCCCGTCATCGTGACGGCGCCGGGCCTCGCGCAAAGTTACGACCTCGCCAATTTCGAGATGGTCACCGGCGAGGCCGATGACGTCACCCGGATCGCCTTGCCCCTGGTGCGGCAGCGCGCCTTCGAGGCACGACTGAACCGCACGCTGCGCTCCATCGATTCCGAAGGCCTGATCGATGCCGCGACCGGCCTGCTGACGCTACAGGCGTTCGAACGCGACCTTGCGACCGCGGTCTATCACACCCAGACGCGCGGTGGCGGCCTCTCTGCCGCACGCTTCACGTTCAAGGACATATCGCTGCGCGCGCAACGCGACGCCGCCCGGATCATCAGCCGGCTGATGCGCAAGATCGACTTCGGGACGCTTTGCGAAGATGGATCGATCATCGTGATGTTCGCGGAGACCGATCCGCGCAATGCGCACATGATCGCGCGACGCCTGTCAGCCGTGATGAAGCACACCATGCACGGCCCCAAGCGCGATGCGCGCAACGACCCGCGCGTGAAGGTGACCGGAATGAATCCGGACGACACCGCAAAATCTCTGATGGAGCGTCTGCAGGAGCAGACCAGCCAGCGCGCGGCTTCATGA
- a CDS encoding PRC-barrel domain-containing protein — translation MKKLAIITTSLALLASPALAQSTTTTTTAPAAATTGAAPAEAKYSTVSKDEMFSSKLKGLNITNQANETVGEITDLAIKNNQVDAMILSVGGFLGVGERYVAVSPASVKVSLKDNKWVATMNTTKDALKAAPEFKYPK, via the coding sequence ATGAAAAAACTCGCAATCATCACCACCTCGCTCGCCTTGCTCGCCTCCCCGGCGCTGGCGCAGTCAACCACCACGACGACCACGGCTCCGGCCGCAGCCACCACGGGTGCAGCGCCAGCCGAGGCAAAGTATTCGACGGTGTCGAAGGATGAAATGTTCTCGTCCAAGCTCAAGGGCCTGAACATCACCAATCAGGCGAATGAAACCGTCGGCGAAATCACCGACCTTGCCATCAAGAACAATCAGGTCGACGCCATGATCCTGTCCGTCGGCGGCTTCCTCGGCGTCGGCGAGCGTTATGTCGCGGTATCGCCAGCATCCGTGAAGGTCAGCCTCAAGGACAACAAGTGGGTGGCGACCATGAACACCACCAAGGATGCGCTGAAGGCTGCTCCGGAATTCAAGTATCCGAAGTAA